DNA from Synechococcus sp. CBW1108:
GCTTGCCCACGAAGCGGCGCTCACAGCCCGCCGGCACCAGATCCAACAGGGCCTTGGGCACCAGGGAGTCGTAGACGAGGGCATCGCACTGCTGAAGCAGGCGATGGGCCTTGAGGGTGAGCAGCTCGGGATCGCCCGGGCCCGCCCCCACCAGATACACAGTGCCTGGCTGGGGGACAGTGCCGGGCTGGGGGGCGGTACTCATGGCAGGGCCTCCAGTTCGGCCAGCAGCAGCTGGTGCAGGAGCGGCCTTTGCAGCAGCGGCGGACCCACCTGATCGGCAAGCTGGTCGGTGAGCCGATTGGCCGCCAGAACCAGGGGCAGCGCCGGGGCGGAGAGGGACAGCTGCAGCTCGGCGAGGTGCTCTGCACTGTATGGAGTGGCCAGACAACGGCAACCGGTGCGCCGTTCCAGGGTGGCCAGATATCGCCCTGCCAGGGGGCCCTCGAGGGGATGGTGCAACAGCAGGGGCACAGCGAAGCCCTGGGAATCCCTGGGGCCCAACCCCGCCAGCTCCACAGCCAGCGCCGCCTGCCAGCGGGGCCAGGCCCCCAGAAAGGGGATGCGCTGCAGTCGCGCAAACCCAGCCCAATGGCGCGCGATCGCCGGCAGGTCGTGGCGCACATGGCCGCCCGGCAGCAGCAGCAAGGGCACCAGGGTGAGCGGCTGATCGCCCAGATCGCCCAGCAGCAGCTCCTGGGGCGCCGGCGGCGCCAAAGCGCTGAGGGCCTGCAGGCGCACGGGCGCCCCGCGGCGGCGCTCCAGTTCGGCAGCCAGGGCCACCAACTCAGCCGGCAGCCCCCCGCCCATGCGGCCATGCACCACCAGCAGCAGAGGCCGGGCGGGGATGGCCGCGAGGCGGCGACCAAGGCGCTCCGCCACCTGGGGATCCAGCTGGCGAAGGCCCAGGGGCACCAGGGCCCGGCGGGCGCCGGGCAGACGGGCCAGCAGATCCACCGCTGTGGCAGCCAGCTGGGTATCCAGACCGGCGGCGAGGGCGCTGAGCACAACCCGCAGCTGGGCCCGGGGCCACACCGACAGGCCCCGGGCCACCCCCTCCAGCGCTGAGCGCCGCAGGTGCCTGGCAATCGGCGCCTGCAACCAGGCCTGCAGCACCGGCCAGGCCTGACGCTGGCGCTGGTGACCCAGCAAGGGAAGCAGGGCCGCCGCCACAGCGGGGGGCAACTCCGCAGCAAGGGCAGCCGGGCCAGCGGCCAGCTGCTCCAGCAACCAGGCAGCACTGGCCCCATCCAGGTGGCGCAGCACCTGGGCGGGTAAGGCGGGATCGGGCTTGGCCTGCTGGCGCCACCAGCGCAGCATTCGCAACTGGGCCGGAGGATCCAGGCGCTCCGCCAGGACGGCCAAAAGATCCTGGTCTGCCCCCAGAACTCCAGCCTCCAGCGCCGCCAGCCAGTCTTCGGCAACCAGCTCAGGCTGGTGGCGCAACCTTTGCAGCCAGGACCAGCGATCCGCGCAGCCCATCGGTGGCAGATCCGCCGGCATTAGTTGGGGCTCAACAGGGGCCAGGGCAATCAGCTCGCGAGGTGTGCTGGGTAGGTAACCACTGGATTCCAGCCCGCTGGTGTTCTTACCACCACCACCCTGATCAGCTGGCTGCCTATTCGCGGCGGCGAGCTCCGAAGCGGTCCACCAGCAGCTGCTCCATCACGTCCGGTAGGTCGCTGAGAGGCACACCCTTGTCATGCAGCTCAGCCAGCCTCGGGTCGGCGTCCATGGAGCCGCCGAGGAAGATCTTCACGGCTTCCACCATCTCGCCGTCCTTGCGGGTCTTGGCTCCCATCAGGCCGATCTGACCCATGTAGGGCTGGCCGCAGGCGTTGGGACAACCGGTCCAGTGGGTGCGCACCCCATGGGGCAGCTCCACCCGCCGCTCCAGCTCCTCCACCAGCTCCTGGGCCGTGCTCTTGGTGGGGATCAGGGCAAAACTGCAGTAGGCGTTGCCGGTGCAGCTCACAGCCTCGGCCTGCAGGTGGCCGGGATCGGGGCGGAAGCGCTGCAGCAGCGGCTCGGCCAACAGCGCCTCCTGGCTGGCTTCCGGCACGTTGACGATCAGGGCGTTCTGGGCCTCGGTGAGCCGCAGTTCACCGCTGCCGTACTGCCGGGCCAGACCGGCCAGGGCCAGCATCCCTTCGGCATCGAGACGGCCCATCGGCACGTGCAGGCCCATCCAGCCGAGCCCCTCCTGGGCCTGGGCATTCCAGCCGAGGCCATCCCGGGGGGCCCGTGTCACCAGGTGCGTGCCGTCGTGGGGCTGGAGCGAGGCCATCGCCTCGCCGCCGGCCAACGCCCCATAGGCCGCCTTGATCGTGTCCCTGTAGGTCTCAAGCCCCAGATCATCGATCAGATACATCAGCCGGCTCTTGTTGCGCAGCTTGCGATTGCCGTTCTGCTCGAAGTGCAACAGCACCGTGAGGGCAAAATCAGGCAGCTGATCAGCCCGCAGCCACAGGCCGAGCGGGATGGCGAGTTCGTTGCGCTGGGCTGAGAAGAAGCCGCCCACCATCACGGTGAAGCCGAGCTCGCCGGCGTGATGGGCGGGCAGGAAGGCGAGGTCGTTGTGGAGCAGGAAGCTGTCGGGAGCACCGCCGACGGCCACGTTGAACTTGCGCGGCAGGTTGCGGGGGCCATCCGGCTGGAACAGCCGCGCCTGAATCGCCTGCACGAGGGGACGCGTGTCGACGATCTCCTCGGGATCGATGCCGGCCAGGGGGTTGCCGGTGATGTTGCGCGGGTTGTCGTGTCCCGACTGGCGACTGGTTAGGCCCACCCGCTCCATGGCCTCCAACAGCGGCGCCATGTCCTCGAACAGCAGGCCCCGCAGCTGCAGGTTCTGGCGGGTGGTGATGTCGGCGCTGCCGTGCTCGCCGCAACGATCCACCGCCTCGGCGAGCAGCACCAGTTGCTCAGCGCTAACCACGCCGTTCGGGAGTCGCAGCCGCAGCATGAAACGGCCGGGGGCGACGGGCCGAAAGAAGATGCCCATCCACTTCAGCCGGATGGTGAGGGTGGCCTCGTCGAGGCTGTCCCAGCCCGCGGCGGCCAGCTCAGCCAGCTGGGGTTGCAGATCGAGGCCGCAGAGATCGGCCTTGGCCTGCTCCACCTTGGTGAGGCCGGAGCTGGGGGCAGGCGCAGCGGGGGTGCTGGAAGAGCTCATGGAAAAGGTACACGGCGCGCTAGTACACGCCCAGACAACGCGGCCGTGAACGTGACCCCATGGCACCACCAAGCTCAGCCCCGGGATCGGGAGGGGATGGAGCCGGTGAACGCCAATGAGGGATGCGTTGTCCGGAATGGGAGGGCAGCGCCATGGCGCTGCGGCTCCCCTTCGAGATGAGCTGGGATCTGCAATCACAGACCTTCACTGATCTTGCAGGCGCGGGGCAGGACCGGGTGTCGTGGTCGTTACGGATCTGTTATCCCTGACCTGGCTGGCTTCAGCGCTCCCCCAGGGCACTCCAGAGGGTGGCGGGATGGGCCACCACCGAGGCGGCTCGCCCGGCGGAAGCGGCAGGCGCCGCGTCGCGTAGCAGACCGGCCAGCAGTTGAACTCCCAGGGACCCCACCACAAACATGCCGACGAAGGCGAGGGCGACGCCGAGGGGGGAGCTGGCGCTACGGGTGGTCTGCAGCGGAGTGGCCATGGCGGAGCTGCCGAAGAACAAACTCCAGTATCGAAGCTGGATGAGGGGATTCAGAAGCGGGCGCCGGCTGGGGGGGCAGGGCTCCAGGCCCCCACCAGAGCTGATCCAGGCGCCTCAACGACGCTGTTGGGCCGCAGCTCAAGGCTCACCAGACCATGCAGGCATCCGAGCAGAAGCCCGCAGCAGGCAGCAAATCGCATCGGCGCACCCAGGTCTCAGGATCGACTGTCTCCAGCCAGGGGGCCATCGGGATGCAGCGGTTGGTACCGAACCGAAGCCGCCTGGTTCCGGCGCCAATCTTCAGGATGTCTTCCGTGTCGGTTGATACTTCTTTTCCGTTCTGGCCTTTGTTCGGTGGGGCGCACGCTGGACGATCACTGGTGACAGCATGGAGTTCTCGACCATGCAGTTCGTGCGGCCCACGCTGCCCCCTCCCCTCAGCCCTAGATGGCGCTCCCTACCGGCACCCTGCCCAACGCCTCGCCTGAGACCGGACTGAACGGCCATGCCCCTGCTGCCGAGCTTCTGTCTGGCCGGGAGCGTTTCAAGCACTATCTGCAGAAGGTGGGCAGTGGCGAGCACACCAGCCGGGGGCTGAGCCGGGAGGAGGCCGGCCATGCGATGGAACTGATGCTGAACGAAGAGGCCACGCCGGCCCAGATCGGCGCCTTTCTGATCGCCCATCGGATCCGTCGGCCCGAGCCCCAGGAATTGGCCGGAATGCTGGATGTCTACCGGCGCCTGGGGCCGAGCCTGCACAGCGCCGAGCCTGCCCTCTGCTTCAGCATGCCCTTTGACGGCCGCACCCGCACGGCCCCCATTTACCCGCTCACCGCCCTGGCCCTGAGTGCGGCCGGGCTGCCCGTGGTACTGCAGGGGGGGGGGCGCATGCCGGTGAAATATGGCGTGCCGGCCATCGAGCTGTTCGCCGCCCTGGGGCTGGAGCTGCAGGGGCTGGACCTGACCACGGTGCAGGCAGGGCTGACGCAGCACCGCCTGGCCCTGGTGCACCAACCGGACCACTTCCCGCTGGCGGAGAGCCTCACGCCGATCCGCGACGACCTGGGCAAGCGCCCCCCCGTGGCCAGCCTCGAATTGCTCTGGACCGCCCATCAGGGCCCCCACCTGCTGGTGAGCGGCTTCGTGCATCCCCCCACCGAAAGCCGGGCCTGGAAGGCCCTGGAACTGGCCGGCGAGGCGATGGCCATCACGGTGAAAGGCCTCGAGGGCAGCACCGACCTGCCGATCAGCCGCGCCTGCATCACGGCCCGGGCCCAGGGAGGTGATGGGGAGCGCCTGATCCTTCACCCGCGCGACCACGGCTGTTACGACCACGATGCCCTCTGGCAGAATCTAGAGACCTGGCGCGAGCAGGCCCTGGCCGCTCTGGGTGGCCAGGGGCCCCTGGCCACCGCCCTGATCTGGAATGCCGGGGCCTATCTCTGGTATGGCGGTGTCTGCCAGGATCTGGCTGCAGGCGTGGCCCGCGCCACAGATCTGGTCCAGAGCGGAGCGCTGCTGGATCAGCTGCGTGCCCTGATCCAGTGGAGACACGATGCTTCCTGAAGGCTCCCATCCTTGCTCCCACTGCTTCGGCTTCGAGCGCGACTTCGTCGGGAACTGGCGCTGCATTCCCCTCTGCCTACGCCGCAAGCTCGATCTCTGCGGTGTGAAACTGCGGCTCAACCACTGGCTGGCCCTCACGGAAAGCCAGCGGGATCAGCTCGTGCTCTGGCGTGACGGCCCCGACGACCTGGCGGCCCTGGCGGCCGAGCTGCGCCAGAGCACGGCGGCCATGGCGGACGGCGGGGTCACCTCCCTGCCCATCCCCCGCGAAGCCCCCTGGCAACACCCTGGAGAGCCCCCCGCTGAGGTGAGCAGCTCAGCCGCAGAGCTGGGCTATGGGCTGGGGCCTGACCAGTGGAATGGTCTCTCGGAGCTGGAGCGGTTTGCTCTCTGCAAGCTGGCCCGCCCCGGCCACGACCATCACAACCTGCCAGCGGCGCTGGTGGAGCTGTTTGCCCCGACCGGGGCCACCTCCTGAACCCTGGCGACGGCCACGGCGGCGGCCTTGAGTTCGGGCTGCCTGGAGATCGGGCAGGCCTGCTCGTGCAGCAGGGCGTTGGCCTCACAGGCCTGCTCCTGCATGAAGCCCCAGTGCATCGGCAGAAACACGGTGCCCGGTCGGATGCGCTCGGTCACCGTCGCCCGGGCCGTGATCGTGCCACGCAGGGAGCGGATCTCGGCCATGGAGCCATCCTCCAGGCCGAGGGGGCCGGCATCCTCGGGGTGAATCTCGAGCAAGGGCTCAGGATGCAGGGCGTTGAGGCGAGGCACCTTGGCGGTGCGCGTCATGGTGTGCCACTGGCCCAAGTAACGGCCCACCGTGAGCACCAGTGGATACCCGTCGCTGGGAGGCTCCGCCAGGCCCATGGGCTGCTCGGCGATGAAGCGGGCCCGACCACTGGCGGTGGGGAAGTGGTGGTCGGTGTACAGGCGCCGGGGCTCTTGGCTGGGAGCTGAGCCGCAGGGGAAGGGCCACTGCTGGGGACCCTCGCTGGCCAGCAGGGCATGGCTGAGACCGGAGTGATCGCAGAGCCGACCGGCGGTGAGGGCGGTCAGCTCGGCGTAGACCTCCGCCGCGGAGCCGTAGCTGAAGGACTCAACGAAGCCCAGCCTGCGGCCCACCTCCGCGAACACCTGCCAGTCGGGGCGGGCCTCGCCGGGGGGCGGCCGAAAGGCCGGACACAGGGTGACCCGCCGCTCTGAATTCACCATCACCCCGGGCTTTTCACTCCACTGGGCCGCAGGCAGCAGCAGGTGGGCGTACTGGGCGGTCTCGGTGTCGGCATAGGCATCACTGAGCACCACCAACGGGCAGCGGCTCACGGCGGCCTTGACCCGCTCCAGGTTCGGCATGCTCACCAGGGGATTGGTGGCGGCCACCCACCAGAGATCAAGGGCACCGGATTCCATCGCCTCCACCTGCCGCCAGGCGTCGAGGCCAGGCGCGGGATCGATCGCGCCGGCCTCGAACCGCCAGGCCGCCTCCACCACGGCCCGGTGGGAGGGATCCACCACCGTGCGATAGCCCGGCAGCAGGTGGGCCAGCCCACCGGCTTCGCGGCCGCCCATGGCATTGGGCTGGCCGGTGAGGGAGAAGGGCCCCGCTCCCACCTTGCCGATCTGGCCGGTGAGCAGGTGCAGGTTGATCAGGCCCGCCACCTTGGCGGTGCCCTCCACGCTCTGGTTGAGGCCCATCGACCAGAGGCTGAGCACGCTGGGGGCCTGGCCCCAGAGCTGGGCCAGCTGCCGCAGGGCCGCCTCAGGGATGCCGCACAGCCGGCTGACCCGCTCGGGGGTCCAGGCCTGCTGGAGTTCGGCATAGGCGGCGAAACCTTCGGTGGACTCCTCGATGAACTCCACGTCGATCGTGAGCGCCTGCACCATCAGATGGGCCAGGCCGTGCATCAGCACCAGGTCGGTGCCGGGGCGAATCGCCAGGTGCAGGTCGGCCGCGTCGCTGGTGGCCGTCTGCCTGGGATCCACCACTACGATCGTGACGCTGCCGGGCTGGCGCCGTTTGCGCTTCAGCAGCCGCTGAAACAGCACCGGATGGCACTCCGCCGTGTTGGTGCCGATCAGGAAGGCCACGGCGCAGTGGTCGAGATCCTCGTAGCAGCAGGGGGGGCCATCGGAGCCGAGGCTGCGGGCATAGCCCGCCACTGCCGAACTCATGCACAGGCGCGAGTTGGCATCGAAGTTGTTGGTGCCGATCGCCCCCTTGAGCAACTTCTGGGCGACGTAGTAGTCCTCGATGTGAAACTGGCCGGAGCCATACATGGCGATCGCACCGGGGCCCTTGCTGGCCAGGGAGCTGCGGATCCTGGCCACGATGCTATCGATGGCCTGATCCCAGCTGATCGGCTGGAAGGGCTCATCCAGGCTGGCGCGAGCCAGCGGCTGGCTGAGCCGTCCGTGGCGCAGGGTGTCGCACACCGTGGCCCCCTTGATGCACACCTGCCCAAGGCTGGAGGGATGGCGCCGATCCCCCCGGGTGCCCCAGAGGGGAAGGCCGTCGGCGTCGCGCCGGGTGGGCTGATTTTTGGCAGCAGGGGGAAGCAACTCCAGGCCACAGCCCACGCCGCAGTAGGGGCACTGGGAGCGCACCGAGCCTGGTGGGGAAGCAGCCATGGAGCTCAGAGAACAGGCGGACAAAAAAGGGGCCGACCCAGGGCCTGCCCCTCATCAGCGATGCGGTTGAGGACCCGGATCAGACCAGCGGCGGGGAAGCCACAGCCGTTTCTCCTTCGTGGAGCTCATCGAAGGATCCCTTGGGCTCCTTCAGCATGAAGTAGCAGAGGAAACCAACGATCAGACCAGCCACACCCAGAACCTGGAAGAAGGCACTGTTGGAGGCAGCCACCACGGCGGGGGTGGGTTCGGCATCGGCGGCACCGGACAACCACAGCGGCAGCAGGCTGTAGATGGTGAGGTAGGCCACGGCACCCACGTTGCCGTAGGCGCCCACCATGCCGGCAATCTGGCCTGTGACCCGACGCTTCACCAACGGCACCATGGCGAAGGTGGATCCTTCCCCTGCCTGCACAAAGAAGGAACACAAAATGGTGATCACCAGGGCCAGCAGGATGCCGGCGGAGCCAACGAACGTTCCGGGCTTGATCATGCCCATCAGCAGATAGCCGAAACCAAGACCAACCGTGAGGAAGCCCATCGTCGACTTGCGCGACCCGAGCTTGTCCGAGAGCAGGCCGCCGCCGGGACGTGCCACCAGGTTCACAAACGCGAAAGCCGAGGCCAGGATTCCCGCTGTGGCCTTAGGCAGGTCAAAGGTGGTTTCGAAGAAGGTGGGGAGCATGGACACCACGGCCAGCTCCGAGCCGAAGTTCACGATGTAGGTGAGCTCGAGAATGGCCACCTGCTTGAACTCATAGCGATCCTCCTTGGGATACACCTTGGTTCCGGCGATCAACTCCTTGTTGGTGCGGATGATGCCCCAGGTCTGGAACCCGAAGAACAGCAGCACCAGCACGATGGCGATGGCAAAGCCGGTGTCATCGAGAAACTTCACCTTCTGAAGGCGCCAGGCCAGCACGGCCAGGATCACGCCGAAGGGCACGTTCATGCCGATCAGGCCCCAAAAGTCCCGCATGGAGGTCACCTCCAGGCCAGCCGTCCTGGCGGGGCGCTGGTAGGTGCGGCCAGGCGGGGTGTCTTCAACGTTGAGGTAGTAGAAGACGCCGTAGATGGCGGCGATGATGCCGGAGAGGGCAATGGCCCCGCGCCAGTTGAGCACCACGCCATCGACCGCGAAACCACCTCCGAAGGAGAGCCAGCCGGCCAGGGTGACCATGGTGAGGGCCGAGAAAGCGGAACCGAAGTTGCCCCAGCCGCCGTAGATGCCTTCAGCCAGGCCGATCTCCTTGGGCGGGAACCATTCAGCCACCATGCGAATGCCGATTACAAAGCCGGCGCCCACGATCGAAAGCAGCAGGCGGGCCACCACCAGCTGGTTGAAATCCTGAGCGAAGGCGAACAACAGGCAGGGGAAAGCAGAAAAAACCAGCAGCGCCGAGTAGGTGAGGCGGGGCCCGTACTTGTCGAGCAGCATTCCAATCAGGATGCGGGCCGGTACGGTGAGGGCCACGTTGCAGATTGCAACGGTGCGAATCTGGGGCACCGTGAGGCCCAGATCAGCCTTGACGGTGGTCGCCAGCGGCGCCAGGTTAAACCAGACAACAAAAGTAAGAAAGAACGCAAACCAGGTGAGATGCAGCGTCTTGTATCTCCCCTGGAAAGACCAGAGTTCACCGAGCATGTCGAGGTGGAATTATGATCGAAGCTTCAGAACGCTGAGCCAGACCTGATGGGCGGCGCTTTATGCAAGCCGCGATGCAACTACACCAGAGCGTCTGATTCATTTCTGTGGTTGACGCTACCGAGATCAGCCGATGCTGTTCCACGCCATTGGATTCCACGCCATTGGAACTGATCCGGCCCCAGGCCCCCCTGCGCTGCTGCCTGATTAGTGGCGGCAGCAGCCGGCGCATGGGCTGCGACAAGGCACTGCTGAGCCACCCCGAGGGCGGCAGTTGGCTGGAGCGCACGCTGCTACTGCTAGCCCAACTCCAGGCGCCGATCGCCCTGTTGAGCCGCCATGGGCCGCACCTGGAGCGCTCCGAGGCGCTGCAGGTCGAGCTCAAAGCGAGCGGCGTTGCCCTGGAGCTGATTGCCGAACCGCCGCCCTGGGAGGGGCCGCTGCTGGCCCTGCACCGGCTGATGGAACACCACCCAGACGAGCGCCTGTTGCTCTGCCCGGTGGACATGCCGGATCTCAGCCTGGCCGCCCTGCAAGCCCTGCTAGCGGGCGCAGCAACCGGGAGCCCGATCCGGCTGCAGCTGGCCCACGACGGCGAGCGGCTGCAACCGCTGCTAGGCCTCTATCCGAGCAGCGCCCCGATCCGGGCCCACCTGGCCGCAGCGGTGGGCCGAGGCGAACGGCGCTTGCAGAGCTGGCTGGCGACGCTGCCCTACCAGACGGTGCCATTGGATCCCCGTGCCATCCGCAACGTGAACCGGCCCGGGCCAAGTCAGTTGGCCTAAGCCAATTCAGGCGTCCGATTCGCCCAGCGCCGCCACCATGCGCTCGCACCGCTCCAGCTCCGCCTCGACCAGGGCCAGCAGCTCCTGCCGCGGCGCGGGCAACGGAAATGGGCCCTGCTCATAGCGGGCCTCCACCGCAAACACCTGCAGCTCAAGCAGCAGGGGATCAAGCTGCTGACCAGCCAGGGCGAACAGATCTTCGAGGTCGTGGACCCGGGGTGGCCGCCGGTCGGCCAGCACAATCCAGGCTTTGAGCAGTTTCTCCACCGCCTGCTGGGCGGTGAAGCCCCAGTCTTCGTCGGGATAGGCAGAGTCAAGGGTCAGCCCCAGGCTGCGCAGATGGCGACGCACAATCGCCAGCAGCAGCAAGGCGTCTTCAGCGGGCGACATACAGCACCCGGCCCTCACGGGCCACATCGCCGAACACGTGCCAACGGGAGCCACTCAGGCGCTCGGCATCAGCGCTGCCCGCCACCACCAGGTCGACAGCCACTCCCTGCCGGCCCAGCGCTCGGTTAAAGCGCTTCCAGCAAGCCATCTTTTCGGTCGGCGTGAGCTGGGGCTGGCCCACGATCACCGCCAGATCCAGATCTGAGTCGGGCCGTGCCTCACCCCTGGCCCGCGAACCAAAGGCGATCACCGCCTGCACATCGGGTTCGGCGCACAGACGCGCCAAGGCTTCCCCAGACCTCTGGGGATCCAACCCCGGACCCAGCTCAGGAGCCGGCTCCAGCGCCAGGGGATGGCGCCAGGGGATGGGGGGCGGCGTGAAACGCTCGGCAGCGGAGGCGACCATGCTGAAACGCTACCGCCAACATCAGCCCGCGAAACCCAGGAGCTTCGCGGCGGCCAGCAGCAGCACCAAGGCCAGACAGCGACGGATCCAAGCCACCGGCCAGTGGCGGCTACCAAGCCGCGAACCCACCGCACCGGCCAGCAGCACCATCAGCAACATCCAGCCCAGCTGGGCCGGCAGGGCCGGCAGCAGGGCCCCAGATGGCTGGCGGGCCAGCAGCAGGCCGGCCAGGCCGCTGAGCGAGTTGCCGAAGATGAACAGCGACGACACCGCTGCCGCCTGGCGGGTGGAGGCCCAGCTGCAACACAACAGCAGGGGCGTGAGGAACACGCCGCCGCCGGTACCGGTGAGGCCAGCCAGCAGCCCCAGCCCGGCACCGCTAAGCACAAGCAGAATCAGTGGCGGTTGCGTCAAGCGTTCGGGATCGCCTGGCTGGCGGAGAAAGCGCAGGGCCGAGGTCAGCAGCACCACTGCGACCAACCGCTGAAACCAGAGGGTGGGCAGATCGAGCCAGCCCCCCAGAAAGGCCGCCGGCAGGCCGGCCAGCAACACCGGCCAGAACAGCCGCCAGCGCAGGTGGCCGGCTCGCCAGAACTGCCAACTGCCCTGGGCCGCCACCGCGATGTTCAGGATCAGGGCAAGCGGCTTGATCTGCTCCGCCGGCAGACCGGCCAGGGCCAGCACGGCGATGTAGCCGGAGGCGCCCGCATGGCCCACGGTGGCATAGAGAAAGGCCACCAGGGCCAGGGGCGGCAGCAGCCAGAGGGTCACAGCCAGTGGTGCGGATAGGGCAGCGCCCCCTTCACCCAGCGGCTGAAGCCGGTCGCCAGCAGCACCAGCAGCAGCGAGCCGCTGAGCACGGGGGTGAGCACAAACAGGGGCGTGGGCCCAAGCACCACCCCCAGAAACGCCAGCCCGCCGGCGGGCGGGTGCAGGCAGCGCAGCTGCTGACCGAGCAAAACCGTGAGCCCCACCGCCAGGGCGATTACCAAGGGCCCCCGGCCCAGCCAGGCCCCCGCCGCCACACTCACCAGCGCACCCAGCAGATTGCCGAGCACGATGTTGCGCGGCTGGGCCAGGGGGCTGGCGGGGTAGCCGAACAGCAGCACCGAGGAGGCTCCCAGCGGCGCCGCCAGCAGCACCATGCCGCTCCAGGCACCGAGTAGGCCGAGCAGGGAGAGCGCCAGCAGCGCACCCAGCCAGGTCACAGATAACTGGCGGCGCTGGAAGTGGGGCTGATAGGCCCGCCCCCGCCGCCGCTGCTCCGCCAGCCAGCCTTCCCGCATCACCTTTCGTACACGCCCATCGGATCGTCCCCGCCATCCTCGCGAGCCAGCCCCAACCTCCTCGGCGCACTGTCGATGGCAGCCGGCGCCACCATGGTGACGACGGCTACTAATCAGCCAGCCAGACGCATCGGCCACGCTGCTGAAGACCTGGCCGTGACGAAGCCCGAGGGAGTCGTGGAGCACATGTCGCAGGTCCAGCGACTGAAGTTGCCGGGCTAGGAGGCTGTTGCGCATAGATCTGCGGCCAGCTTCTCCACAGACGCCTATCAATCTGCCCAGATTCCAGTGGTAGCAATGGATCTGGGCGATAGAATGGCACATGCACAAGACCTTTCGATCCTGGCAGCCGGAGCAGACAACCCTGCTGCCGCCATCGCCGAGGGAGTGGCTCTCAGAAGACCACCAGGTGTATTTCCTGCTCGACCTGGTGGATGAGCTGGATCTCTCGGCCATCTTGATCCCAGCGCAGGCCAAGGATCCCAGAGGTGAGAAGGGGTTTGACCCGCGGATGTTGACGATGCTGCTGCTCTACGCCTACTGCGTGGGCACCGTTTCCTCCCGCAAAATCGAGCGGGCCTGCTACGAGGATCTGGCATTCCGTGTGCTGACCGGCAACCAGCAGCCCGACCACAGCCGGATCAGTGAGTTCCGCCGCCGCAACCTCGAAGCGCTCAGTGATCTGTTTGTG
Protein-coding regions in this window:
- a CDS encoding anthranilate phosphoribosyltransferase family protein; translated protein: MALPTGTLPNASPETGLNGHAPAAELLSGRERFKHYLQKVGSGEHTSRGLSREEAGHAMELMLNEEATPAQIGAFLIAHRIRRPEPQELAGMLDVYRRLGPSLHSAEPALCFSMPFDGRTRTAPIYPLTALALSAAGLPVVLQGGGRMPVKYGVPAIELFAALGLELQGLDLTTVQAGLTQHRLALVHQPDHFPLAESLTPIRDDLGKRPPVASLELLWTAHQGPHLLVSGFVHPPTESRAWKALELAGEAMAITVKGLEGSTDLPISRACITARAQGGDGERLILHPRDHGCYDHDALWQNLETWREQALAALGGQGPLATALIWNAGAYLWYGGVCQDLAAGVARATDLVQSGALLDQLRALIQWRHDAS
- a CDS encoding CbiX/SirB N-terminal domain-containing protein; the protein is MPADLPPMGCADRWSWLQRLRHQPELVAEDWLAALEAGVLGADQDLLAVLAERLDPPAQLRMLRWWRQQAKPDPALPAQVLRHLDGASAAWLLEQLAAGPAALAAELPPAVAAALLPLLGHQRQRQAWPVLQAWLQAPIARHLRRSALEGVARGLSVWPRAQLRVVLSALAAGLDTQLAATAVDLLARLPGARRALVPLGLRQLDPQVAERLGRRLAAIPARPLLLVVHGRMGGGLPAELVALAAELERRRGAPVRLQALSALAPPAPQELLLGDLGDQPLTLVPLLLLPGGHVRHDLPAIARHWAGFARLQRIPFLGAWPRWQAALAVELAGLGPRDSQGFAVPLLLHHPLEGPLAGRYLATLERRTGCRCLATPYSAEHLAELQLSLSAPALPLVLAANRLTDQLADQVGPPLLQRPLLHQLLLAELEALP
- a CDS encoding molybdopterin oxidoreductase family protein, producing the protein MAASPPGSVRSQCPYCGVGCGLELLPPAAKNQPTRRDADGLPLWGTRGDRRHPSSLGQVCIKGATVCDTLRHGRLSQPLARASLDEPFQPISWDQAIDSIVARIRSSLASKGPGAIAMYGSGQFHIEDYYVAQKLLKGAIGTNNFDANSRLCMSSAVAGYARSLGSDGPPCCYEDLDHCAVAFLIGTNTAECHPVLFQRLLKRKRRQPGSVTIVVVDPRQTATSDAADLHLAIRPGTDLVLMHGLAHLMVQALTIDVEFIEESTEGFAAYAELQQAWTPERVSRLCGIPEAALRQLAQLWGQAPSVLSLWSMGLNQSVEGTAKVAGLINLHLLTGQIGKVGAGPFSLTGQPNAMGGREAGGLAHLLPGYRTVVDPSHRAVVEAAWRFEAGAIDPAPGLDAWRQVEAMESGALDLWWVAATNPLVSMPNLERVKAAVSRCPLVVLSDAYADTETAQYAHLLLPAAQWSEKPGVMVNSERRVTLCPAFRPPPGEARPDWQVFAEVGRRLGFVESFSYGSAAEVYAELTALTAGRLCDHSGLSHALLASEGPQQWPFPCGSAPSQEPRRLYTDHHFPTASGRARFIAEQPMGLAEPPSDGYPLVLTVGRYLGQWHTMTRTAKVPRLNALHPEPLLEIHPEDAGPLGLEDGSMAEIRSLRGTITARATVTERIRPGTVFLPMHWGFMQEQACEANALLHEQACPISRQPELKAAAVAVARVQEVAPVGANSSTSAAGRL
- a CDS encoding ferredoxin--nitrite reductase; translated protein: MSSSSTPAAPAPSSGLTKVEQAKADLCGLDLQPQLAELAAAGWDSLDEATLTIRLKWMGIFFRPVAPGRFMLRLRLPNGVVSAEQLVLLAEAVDRCGEHGSADITTRQNLQLRGLLFEDMAPLLEAMERVGLTSRQSGHDNPRNITGNPLAGIDPEEIVDTRPLVQAIQARLFQPDGPRNLPRKFNVAVGGAPDSFLLHNDLAFLPAHHAGELGFTVMVGGFFSAQRNELAIPLGLWLRADQLPDFALTVLLHFEQNGNRKLRNKSRLMYLIDDLGLETYRDTIKAAYGALAGGEAMASLQPHDGTHLVTRAPRDGLGWNAQAQEGLGWMGLHVPMGRLDAEGMLALAGLARQYGSGELRLTEAQNALIVNVPEASQEALLAEPLLQRFRPDPGHLQAEAVSCTGNAYCSFALIPTKSTAQELVEELERRVELPHGVRTHWTGCPNACGQPYMGQIGLMGAKTRKDGEMVEAVKIFLGGSMDADPRLAELHDKGVPLSDLPDVMEQLLVDRFGARRRE
- a CDS encoding nitrate reductase associated protein, with product MLPEGSHPCSHCFGFERDFVGNWRCIPLCLRRKLDLCGVKLRLNHWLALTESQRDQLVLWRDGPDDLAALAAELRQSTAAMADGGVTSLPIPREAPWQHPGEPPAEVSSSAAELGYGLGPDQWNGLSELERFALCKLARPGHDHHNLPAALVELFAPTGATS